One Cellulosimicrobium protaetiae genomic region harbors:
- a CDS encoding aminoacyl-tRNA deacylase: protein MSSERALAALEASGIDYTVTRHGRVGSLEEAAAARGVDPSQVLKTIVVRRGEDDYLFVLVPGDRQISWPKLRALLGVSRLSMPDKDVARDVTGYERGTITPFGSTHAWPVVADARVVAGPGEGDGVAGDAGEQGAEPDAAARLVSIGGGAHGVAATVDGQALVGALGAQVADVTDPL, encoded by the coding sequence ATGAGCAGCGAGCGCGCCCTGGCGGCGCTGGAGGCGTCGGGCATCGACTACACCGTCACGCGGCACGGCCGGGTGGGGTCGCTCGAGGAGGCCGCCGCGGCCCGTGGTGTGGACCCGTCGCAGGTCCTCAAGACGATCGTCGTGCGGCGCGGCGAGGACGACTACCTGTTCGTGCTCGTCCCGGGCGACCGCCAGATCTCCTGGCCCAAGCTGCGCGCGCTCCTCGGCGTCTCGCGCCTGTCGATGCCGGACAAGGACGTGGCGCGCGACGTCACGGGCTACGAGCGCGGCACCATCACGCCGTTCGGCTCGACGCACGCGTGGCCGGTGGTCGCGGACGCACGGGTCGTCGCCGGGCCGGGGGAGGGTGACGGCGTCGCGGGCGACGCGGGCGAGCAGGGCGCCGAGCCCGACGCGGCGGCACGCCTCGTCTCGATCGGCGGTGGCGCGCACGGTGTCGCCGCGACGGTGGACGGCCAGGCTCTCGTCGGGGCGCTCGGCGCCCAGGTCGCGGACGTCACCGACCCGCTGTAG
- a CDS encoding exonuclease SbcCD subunit D gives MRILHTSDWHLGRTLHGVDLLEHQAAHLDHLVELTRTESVDAVVVAGDVYDRAIPPVDAVSLLSDSLTRLAERAHVVVTPGNHDSAVRLGFGDRVMRPGVHLRARLSDVGEPVVLASGGSSVDEGGAPLLVYALPYLDPDTARHVLADDAGHPRADRGAEQATGGRRAPLARSHEAVMGAAMRRVGADLARRRAQDPAARAVVVGHAFVVGGLASESERDIRVGGVDAVPAATFGGWGVDYVALGHLHGPQRVPVPDVSRETAGHGSGTKTVARYSGSPLAFSFSELHQRKSTALVDLDRLGADPDAAVELVPAPVPRRLAEVTGTLDDLLGAAGEPHVDDWLRVVVTDVVRPAELYGRVRARFPHALQVTHRPPRPAEREVVTAVGPGRDPLDVARDFVRDVSGQAPSDAEVAVLREAFELALAEERSA, from the coding sequence ATGCGCATCCTGCACACGTCCGACTGGCACCTCGGGCGCACGCTGCACGGGGTCGACCTGCTGGAGCACCAGGCCGCGCACCTCGACCACCTCGTCGAGCTGACCCGCACCGAGTCCGTCGACGCCGTCGTGGTCGCGGGCGACGTGTACGACCGCGCGATCCCACCGGTCGACGCAGTCTCGCTGCTGTCCGACTCGCTGACGCGCCTCGCGGAGCGCGCGCACGTCGTCGTCACGCCGGGGAACCACGACTCCGCGGTCCGGCTCGGGTTCGGGGACCGCGTGATGCGGCCGGGCGTGCACCTGCGCGCGCGGCTGTCCGACGTCGGGGAGCCGGTCGTGCTCGCGTCAGGGGGGAGCAGCGTGGACGAGGGCGGCGCGCCGCTGCTCGTCTACGCCCTGCCGTACCTCGACCCGGACACGGCGCGCCACGTGCTCGCCGACGACGCTGGTCACCCGCGGGCGGACCGGGGCGCGGAGCAGGCCACGGGCGGCCGGCGGGCGCCGCTCGCCAGGTCGCACGAGGCGGTCATGGGTGCCGCGATGCGGCGCGTCGGGGCCGACCTCGCGCGCCGCCGCGCGCAGGACCCGGCCGCCCGCGCGGTCGTCGTGGGGCACGCGTTCGTCGTCGGCGGCCTCGCCTCGGAGTCCGAGCGCGACATCCGTGTGGGCGGGGTCGATGCCGTGCCCGCCGCCACGTTCGGGGGCTGGGGGGTCGACTACGTCGCGCTCGGGCACCTGCACGGGCCGCAGCGCGTCCCTGTGCCCGATGTTTCACGTGAAACCGCAGGTCACGGCAGCGGGACGAAGACGGTCGCGCGCTACTCCGGCTCCCCGCTCGCCTTCTCCTTCTCGGAGCTGCACCAGCGCAAGTCCACGGCGCTCGTCGATCTCGACCGGCTCGGCGCGGACCCGGACGCGGCGGTCGAGCTCGTTCCCGCGCCCGTGCCGCGGCGGCTCGCCGAGGTCACGGGGACGCTCGACGACCTCCTCGGGGCGGCGGGCGAGCCGCACGTCGACGACTGGCTCCGGGTCGTCGTGACCGACGTCGTGCGCCCGGCCGAGCTCTACGGGCGCGTCCGGGCGCGCTTCCCCCACGCGCTCCAGGTGACCCACCGGCCGCCGCGACCCGCCGAGCGGGAGGTCGTGACCGCCGTCGGGCCGGGGCGCGACCCGCTCGACGTCGCGCGGGACTTCGTCCGGGACGTGTCCGGGCAGGCGCCGAGCGACGCGGAGGTCGCCGTGCTGCGCGAGGCGTTCGAGCTCGCGCTCGCGGAGGAGCGGAGCGCCTGA
- a CDS encoding AAA family ATPase, giving the protein MHLHSLTFQAIGPFAGLHHVDLASLGASGIFLLDGPTGAGKSTVIDAIVFALYGKVASDAASDDRLRSAFAAPEVESFVDLVLEVPSGVYRVRRTPEYRRPKKRGTGTTTQQASVRLWRLAEVPSAEAVAGVDGPPGELLSARLDEAGDEIRRIVGLDRRQLVQTVVLPQGEFATFLRAKPEDRAVLLQKVFGTELYHRAAVRLAELARTARARSDAARQGVRGAVERFAGAAGLVPDDARRLREAAQDDALLRRADEAAGPASGDGSSASAGVHALAVAHVGRLATEADVLAEREVAANATLVAAQDHLESERELADAVTRRARLRAEAARLAEEEPQVAADRRRVDAATRAAVVAPAAQGLARAQQGVAAAQERLVLARTGAPADLADADATTLEALRAGVATAAVRATRLLPVGASLPVREREVADGRKDVAQASEERGRVLDELAARPAHREALRTRLAALAETAGTLGALQERALRARAVERAARQADALAGEEETARAERARAAALARDAVEHEARVRAARIAGLAGELAAGLTASSPCPVCGGTDHPAPAPLADGHPTAEDVEDAERRRAEAERALHDASARVEVLAERLTARRRDAEGLTPDEAVAQVAAVDASVAGARAAAHERADAERELDALDAATGALQERAAALAETIAGTTARLGELEAALDADRAEIRAELAAAGPLVERVDLPDPLAGEGGPRNPVAVLVAALEERVRTIDALADAGAALATSRSAVDERAAELGALVDRSGFTDAAEALDAVLDEQDRLTLSRRVAEHEAAGATTTAGLADPALADLPEDARPDVAAARAAVAAAEASARSAARRHELVARQAQAADVAAEGIGTAVDEWAGAREAAGPVARMAALASGSGDNEHALTLATYVLVQRFEDVVAAANERLAEMSSGRYELVRSATREDVRAHKRGLAMKVLDHVTERERDPRTLSGGETFYVSLCLALGLADVVTAEAGGVELGTLFVDEGFGSLDPETLDAVLTALGRLRAGGRVVGVVSHVEALKQAVAERIEVRRAPGGGSTLTVRA; this is encoded by the coding sequence ATGCACCTGCACTCGCTGACCTTCCAGGCGATCGGGCCGTTCGCGGGCCTCCACCACGTCGACCTCGCGTCCCTCGGCGCGTCGGGGATCTTCCTGCTCGACGGGCCGACCGGCGCGGGCAAGTCCACGGTCATCGACGCGATCGTCTTCGCGCTGTACGGCAAGGTCGCCTCCGACGCCGCGAGCGACGACCGTCTCCGCTCGGCGTTCGCGGCCCCCGAGGTCGAGTCGTTCGTCGACCTCGTGCTGGAGGTCCCCTCGGGTGTCTACCGCGTGCGCCGCACGCCCGAGTACCGCCGTCCCAAGAAGCGCGGCACCGGCACGACGACCCAGCAGGCCTCGGTCCGGCTCTGGCGACTGGCGGAGGTGCCCTCCGCGGAGGCCGTCGCCGGGGTCGACGGCCCTCCGGGCGAGCTGCTCTCGGCGCGGCTCGACGAGGCCGGGGACGAGATCCGCCGGATCGTGGGTCTCGACCGTCGCCAGCTCGTGCAGACCGTCGTGCTGCCGCAGGGCGAGTTCGCGACGTTCCTGCGCGCCAAGCCCGAGGACCGGGCCGTGCTGCTCCAGAAGGTGTTCGGCACCGAGCTCTACCACCGCGCGGCGGTGCGGCTGGCCGAGCTGGCGCGCACGGCGCGCGCACGGTCGGACGCAGCGCGGCAGGGCGTCCGCGGCGCGGTCGAGCGGTTCGCCGGGGCGGCGGGGCTCGTTCCCGACGACGCGCGGCGGCTGCGCGAGGCCGCGCAGGACGACGCGCTGCTGCGCCGGGCCGACGAGGCCGCCGGACCGGCGAGCGGCGACGGCTCGTCCGCGTCGGCGGGGGTCCACGCGCTCGCGGTGGCGCACGTCGGGCGGCTCGCCACCGAGGCGGACGTCCTGGCGGAGCGTGAGGTGGCGGCGAACGCGACCCTCGTCGCGGCGCAGGACCACCTCGAGTCCGAGCGCGAGCTGGCGGACGCCGTGACGAGGCGTGCGCGGCTGCGCGCCGAGGCGGCCCGCCTCGCCGAGGAGGAGCCGCAGGTCGCCGCCGACCGGCGACGCGTCGACGCCGCGACCCGTGCCGCCGTCGTCGCGCCCGCCGCGCAGGGCCTCGCTCGCGCGCAGCAGGGCGTCGCCGCGGCGCAGGAGCGGCTCGTGCTCGCCCGGACGGGAGCGCCTGCGGACCTCGCCGACGCCGACGCGACGACGCTCGAGGCGCTGCGTGCCGGCGTCGCGACGGCCGCGGTGCGCGCGACGCGGCTGCTCCCGGTCGGGGCGTCGCTCCCGGTCCGCGAGCGGGAGGTGGCCGACGGTCGCAAGGACGTCGCGCAGGCGAGCGAGGAGCGAGGGCGCGTCCTCGACGAGCTCGCCGCGCGGCCGGCGCACCGCGAGGCGCTGCGCACGCGGCTGGCGGCGCTGGCCGAGACCGCAGGGACGCTCGGGGCGCTCCAGGAGCGGGCGCTCCGTGCCCGCGCGGTCGAGCGGGCGGCGCGACAGGCCGACGCCCTCGCCGGCGAGGAGGAGACGGCGCGTGCCGAGCGGGCGCGGGCCGCGGCGCTCGCCCGGGACGCCGTCGAGCACGAGGCGCGCGTCCGGGCGGCGCGCATCGCGGGGCTCGCGGGCGAGCTCGCGGCGGGGCTCACGGCGTCGTCGCCGTGCCCGGTGTGCGGTGGCACGGACCACCCGGCGCCGGCGCCGCTCGCGGACGGCCACCCCACCGCGGAGGACGTCGAGGACGCGGAACGTCGCCGCGCCGAGGCAGAGCGCGCGCTGCACGACGCCTCGGCGCGCGTCGAGGTGCTCGCCGAGCGGCTGACCGCGCGTCGCCGGGACGCCGAGGGTCTGACGCCGGACGAGGCCGTGGCGCAGGTCGCCGCCGTCGACGCGTCGGTCGCGGGTGCGCGGGCGGCGGCCCACGAGCGTGCGGACGCCGAGCGCGAGCTCGACGCCCTCGACGCCGCGACGGGCGCGCTCCAGGAGCGCGCCGCCGCGCTCGCGGAGACGATCGCCGGGACGACGGCGCGGCTCGGGGAGCTCGAGGCGGCGCTCGACGCCGACCGGGCCGAGATCCGCGCGGAGCTGGCTGCCGCCGGCCCGCTCGTGGAGCGGGTCGACCTGCCCGACCCGCTCGCGGGCGAGGGCGGCCCGCGCAACCCGGTCGCCGTCCTCGTCGCCGCGCTCGAGGAGCGGGTCCGCACGATCGACGCGCTCGCCGACGCGGGCGCCGCCCTCGCCACGTCGAGGAGCGCGGTCGACGAGCGTGCGGCCGAGCTCGGTGCGCTCGTCGACCGGTCCGGGTTCACGGACGCCGCCGAGGCGCTGGACGCGGTCCTCGACGAGCAGGACCGCCTCACGCTCTCGCGGCGCGTCGCCGAGCACGAGGCCGCGGGCGCCACCACCACGGCGGGGCTCGCCGACCCCGCCCTCGCGGACCTTCCCGAGGACGCGCGCCCCGACGTCGCCGCGGCGCGGGCCGCGGTCGCCGCGGCGGAGGCGTCGGCGCGGTCCGCGGCCCGCCGGCACGAGCTCGTCGCCCGGCAGGCGCAGGCGGCGGACGTCGCGGCGGAGGGGATCGGCACGGCCGTCGACGAGTGGGCCGGGGCGCGAGAGGCAGCGGGCCCGGTCGCCCGCATGGCGGCGCTGGCGTCCGGCTCCGGCGACAACGAGCACGCCCTCACGCTCGCCACGTACGTCCTCGTCCAGCGGTTCGAGGACGTCGTCGCGGCGGCGAACGAGCGCCTCGCGGAGATGTCGTCGGGCCGGTACGAGCTCGTGCGCAGCGCGACGCGCGAGGACGTGCGCGCGCACAAGCGCGGTCTCGCGATGAAGGTCCTCGACCACGTCACCGAGCGCGAGCGCGACCCGCGCACGCTGTCCGGCGGCGAGACGTTCTACGTGTCGCTGTGCCTGGCCCTCGGGCTCGCGGACGTCGTCACGGCGGAGGCGGGCGGCGTCGAGCTCGGGACGCTCTTCGTCGACGAGGGTTTCGGCAGCCTCGACCCCGAGACGCTCGACGCCGTGCTCACGGCCCTCGGTCGGCTCCGGGCGGGTGGGCGCGTCGTCGGCGTCGTGTCCCACGTCGAGGCCCTCAAGCAGGCCGTCGCGGAGCGGATCGAGGTTCGGCGCGCGCCCGGGGGCGGGAGCACGCTCACCGTGCGCGCGTGA
- a CDS encoding ABC-F family ATP-binding cassette domain-containing protein has translation MARSTPVLRASDVRVSFAGRPVLRGVDLAVDPGHRTGLVGENGVGKSTLLRVLAGTLAPDDGAVARPADLGFLHQEFPYPPSTTVRTVVDDALARVRAIERELEEAALALAGPDGAEPAAGADEAYARALDRAELADVWDADARAARTLAGLGLDVDGVAGREVGSLSGGQRTRLGLAALLVRQPGALLLDEPTNHLDDGAAEFLAGALRALPGAVVLASHDRVFLDEVCTEILDLDPVAEPLRGAATGSPRGGGGAATLYGGTYSDYLEAKRVERERWEQRFEAEQAELVELRRSVAVTARDVSKDRERGNQAKILYDFKGERVQSQVSRRVRNAQQRLDTLERDQVRKPPPPLRFAPPSGSGVVTPGGGDVVAWARGVVVRRPAGPGEGVAPGERPDRLDMAASGVPSIEVARGTRLLVTGANGAGKSTLLHVLAGDLAPDAGTVGRARGARVGLLEQDVHLHDDDRTPRELLALAQGWDPADRAGAREAAVDAHGLLAPRDLGRPLAELSVGQRRRVVLAMLVTQAPDVLLLDEPTNHVSLTLAGELMEAVEEWPGAVVVASHDRWLRQRWTGDVVHLA, from the coding sequence ATGGCCCGTTCCACCCCTGTCCTGCGTGCGTCCGACGTCCGCGTGTCCTTCGCAGGCCGCCCCGTGCTGCGGGGCGTCGACCTCGCCGTCGACCCCGGCCACCGCACGGGCCTCGTCGGCGAGAACGGCGTCGGCAAGTCCACCCTGCTGCGCGTGCTCGCGGGCACGCTCGCGCCCGACGACGGGGCCGTGGCCCGGCCCGCCGACCTCGGGTTCCTGCACCAGGAGTTCCCCTACCCGCCGTCGACGACGGTCCGCACCGTCGTCGACGACGCGCTGGCGCGCGTCCGGGCGATCGAGCGCGAGCTCGAGGAGGCCGCGCTCGCCCTCGCGGGCCCGGACGGCGCCGAACCCGCCGCGGGGGCCGACGAGGCGTACGCGCGCGCCCTCGACCGGGCCGAGCTCGCGGACGTGTGGGACGCCGACGCAAGGGCCGCGCGCACGCTCGCCGGGCTGGGGCTCGACGTCGACGGCGTCGCCGGTCGCGAGGTCGGGTCGCTGTCGGGCGGGCAGCGCACGCGCCTCGGGCTCGCCGCGCTGCTCGTGCGCCAGCCGGGCGCGCTGCTGCTCGACGAGCCGACGAACCACCTCGACGACGGCGCCGCCGAGTTCCTCGCCGGGGCGCTGCGCGCGCTCCCGGGAGCGGTCGTGCTCGCGAGCCACGACCGGGTCTTCCTCGACGAGGTGTGCACCGAGATCCTCGACCTCGACCCGGTCGCCGAGCCGCTGCGGGGCGCCGCGACCGGGAGCCCGCGCGGCGGCGGGGGCGCGGCCACCCTGTACGGCGGCACGTACAGCGACTACCTGGAGGCGAAGCGCGTCGAGCGCGAGCGCTGGGAGCAGCGGTTCGAGGCCGAGCAGGCGGAGCTCGTCGAGCTGCGCCGGTCCGTCGCGGTCACCGCGCGCGACGTCTCGAAGGACCGCGAGCGCGGCAACCAGGCGAAGATCCTCTACGACTTCAAGGGCGAGCGCGTCCAGAGCCAGGTGTCGCGGCGCGTGCGCAACGCGCAGCAGCGGCTCGACACCCTGGAGCGCGACCAGGTGCGCAAGCCTCCGCCGCCGCTGCGCTTCGCCCCGCCGAGCGGCAGTGGCGTCGTGACCCCTGGTGGGGGCGACGTCGTCGCCTGGGCGCGGGGCGTCGTCGTGCGCCGACCCGCAGGCCCGGGCGAGGGGGTCGCGCCGGGCGAGCGCCCGGATCGGCTCGACATGGCGGCGTCGGGCGTGCCCTCGATCGAGGTCGCGCGCGGCACGCGACTGCTCGTCACGGGCGCCAACGGCGCCGGGAAGTCGACCCTGCTGCACGTCCTCGCGGGCGACCTCGCACCCGACGCGGGCACGGTCGGGCGGGCGCGCGGGGCGCGCGTCGGCCTGCTGGAGCAGGACGTCCACCTGCACGACGACGACCGCACCCCGCGCGAGCTCCTCGCCCTCGCGCAGGGCTGGGACCCCGCGGACCGGGCGGGAGCTCGCGAGGCCGCGGTGGACGCGCACGGGCTCCTCGCCCCGCGCGACCTCGGGCGCCCGCTCGCGGAGCTGTCCGTGGGTCAGCGGCGGCGCGTCGTGCTCGCCATGCTCGTGACGCAGGCGCCGGACGTGCTGCTCCTCGACGAGCCGACGAACCACGTGTCGCTCACGCTCGCCGGGGAGCTCATGGAGGCCGTCGAGGAGTGGCCGGGCGCCGTCGTCGTCGCGTCGCACGACCGGTGGCTGCGGCAGCGCTGGACGGGCGACGTCGTGCACCTCGCGTGA
- a CDS encoding tetratricopeptide repeat protein — protein MPTTDQGTGPAAATALADLRAAVGHLHPDDPAELVAIADDLRALGSPAAAVPFYEAAVEHGVPGAVYRLGVAHHEAGDAAEAFRCFELAGLAGDVLGAFMAAQVATERGDLHAARRWYEQALEVEGASVRLAQVLADLGERDAADGLLATASGESWEAAVELVRGGALTADEAVALLEGWAEAGEARVVVALADLYVRAGRALAAEDLLEQAALAGEPTARTSLGVLRLRAGRVAEAMALWRESAGQGDPQAAELLARFG, from the coding sequence ATGCCGACCACCGACCAGGGCACGGGCCCCGCCGCGGCGACCGCGCTCGCAGACCTGCGCGCCGCCGTCGGGCACCTGCACCCCGACGACCCCGCCGAGCTCGTCGCCATCGCCGACGACCTGCGCGCCCTCGGCAGTCCCGCCGCCGCGGTGCCGTTCTACGAGGCGGCGGTCGAGCACGGGGTCCCCGGGGCGGTGTACCGGCTGGGCGTCGCGCACCACGAGGCGGGAGACGCCGCCGAGGCCTTCCGCTGCTTCGAGCTCGCCGGTCTCGCGGGCGACGTGCTCGGGGCGTTCATGGCCGCGCAGGTCGCGACCGAGCGGGGCGACCTGCACGCCGCCCGGCGGTGGTACGAGCAGGCGCTGGAGGTCGAGGGAGCCTCCGTGAGGCTCGCGCAGGTGCTGGCCGACCTGGGGGAGCGCGACGCCGCCGACGGCCTCCTCGCGACGGCCTCGGGCGAGAGCTGGGAGGCGGCCGTCGAGCTCGTGCGCGGCGGCGCGCTCACGGCCGACGAGGCCGTGGCCCTCCTGGAGGGCTGGGCCGAGGCGGGAGAGGCGCGGGTCGTGGTGGCGCTCGCGGACCTCTACGTCCGCGCTGGTCGCGCCCTCGCCGCGGAGGACCTGCTGGAGCAGGCCGCGCTCGCGGGCGAGCCGACCGCGCGCACGAGCCTCGGCGTCCTGCGGCTGCGCGCCGGACGGGTCGCGGAGGCGATGGCGCTGTGGCGCGAGTCCGCCGGCCAGGGCGACCCGCAGGCGGCGGAGCTGCTCGCCCGGTTCGGCTGA
- a CDS encoding DUF2087 domain-containing protein — protein sequence MDVEQTGAAAPDNAWKQVVASLADAGRLEVLARVVTERPAEAVLSTDERRRLAPLLASGVVVRDETGFLRAAPERFAALLATVPTPRPTGPERFLVDGRLLRSPKRLRDRELVVRYLAAQVLPLEEPVTELTLTKRLAARAADPVSLRRAMVDGGLVHRTRDGAEYWRTVVTEFDDV from the coding sequence GTGGACGTCGAGCAGACCGGTGCCGCGGCACCGGACAACGCGTGGAAGCAGGTCGTCGCGTCGCTCGCGGACGCGGGCCGGCTCGAGGTGCTCGCGCGCGTCGTGACGGAGAGACCCGCCGAGGCCGTGCTCTCGACGGACGAGCGGCGGCGGCTCGCGCCGCTCCTCGCGTCGGGTGTGGTCGTGCGGGACGAGACGGGGTTCCTGCGCGCCGCGCCCGAGCGGTTCGCCGCGCTGCTCGCGACGGTTCCCACACCCCGGCCGACCGGCCCCGAGCGGTTCCTCGTCGACGGTCGCCTGCTGCGCTCGCCCAAGCGGTTGCGCGACCGCGAGCTCGTCGTGCGGTACCTGGCGGCGCAGGTGCTGCCCCTGGAGGAGCCTGTCACCGAGCTCACGTTGACCAAGCGGCTCGCGGCCCGTGCCGCGGACCCGGTGTCGCTGCGGCGCGCGATGGTCGACGGCGGTCTCGTGCACCGCACGCGTGACGGCGCCGAGTACTGGCGCACGGTCGTCACGGAGTTCGACGACGTCTGA
- a CDS encoding PASTA domain-containing protein, which translates to MSTTAEHEGATDDVPETPEPAAPAPGPSPTFVRRARTVSHVLISSALAITLAAALAGSVEPRPGASFFSAEGATATQVSSLSSTLGAGLDEDQQLDGAIEVLATANALEDGQVTAPVEQARAELGMLLATYLAQQDAARRVPVQVVPDGGLDLDGSLDDTEVPELPEPLDPGTDLDDTDRPGADEQGTTGPERRAQQPASVDAAGDADAVRTSAVRTVPSPGPSAEPGASPSPSGAPSPSPSGDARTGPTAPGTTGGSAGDRTLPEDAVPAPDGVAPGELGGTQGDLDDPSGDSGDGEHAEDDDHAHGDVTLEDVVVSATHLADLLGTDFSPVGVVPAAGATALAGTTLAERLAEVVAKYAGSTAQYQNGRIPPEALCALDFAPGKTLRCDAAEQLEALAAEFQKEFGYALKITDAYRPYDDQVRLKAIKPYLAAVPGTSQHGWGLAIDIGGNVPSGTSREYVWLRMHGPDYGWDNPAWARPNGSKPEPWHFEFFAAGKMPTRYTPSEGTAPSSPQKPSTPGTPAPAPQPTPTEPPKPTEPTTPTEPTTPTEPTEPTEPTTVAVPAGLVGRSQAEVEAALAKAGLKVGVTTKEDAAAAGTVLAVNPGSGTQVAPGSTVTIVVSSGPADPEPPVDPEPPVDPEPTPNPTPTEPTPEPTATVAPEPTDPATEQTAP; encoded by the coding sequence GTGAGCACCACGGCTGAGCACGAGGGCGCGACGGACGACGTGCCCGAGACGCCTGAGCCCGCAGCGCCCGCACCCGGGCCGTCGCCGACCTTCGTGCGACGGGCGCGCACCGTCTCCCACGTCCTCATCTCCTCCGCGCTCGCGATCACGCTGGCGGCCGCGCTCGCGGGGAGCGTCGAACCCCGACCGGGCGCGTCGTTCTTCTCCGCGGAGGGTGCGACCGCGACGCAGGTCTCGTCGCTGTCGAGCACGCTCGGTGCCGGTCTCGACGAGGACCAGCAGCTCGACGGGGCGATCGAGGTCCTCGCCACGGCGAACGCGCTCGAGGACGGCCAGGTCACCGCACCCGTGGAGCAGGCGCGCGCGGAGCTCGGCATGCTCCTCGCCACGTACCTCGCCCAGCAGGACGCCGCACGCCGCGTGCCCGTCCAGGTCGTCCCCGACGGCGGGCTCGACCTCGACGGGTCGCTCGACGACACCGAGGTTCCTGAGCTCCCCGAGCCGCTCGACCCGGGCACGGACCTCGACGACACGGACCGTCCCGGCGCGGACGAGCAGGGGACGACAGGCCCCGAGCGCCGCGCGCAGCAGCCCGCGTCCGTGGACGCCGCGGGAGACGCGGACGCGGTGCGCACGTCCGCCGTGCGCACGGTGCCGTCCCCCGGCCCGAGCGCCGAGCCCGGTGCGTCCCCGAGCCCGAGCGGGGCGCCGAGCCCGTCGCCGTCGGGCGACGCTCGGACAGGACCGACGGCGCCCGGCACCACCGGGGGCTCCGCGGGAGACCGCACGCTGCCCGAGGACGCCGTCCCGGCCCCCGACGGCGTCGCGCCGGGCGAGCTCGGTGGGACGCAGGGGGACCTGGACGACCCGTCGGGTGACAGCGGTGACGGCGAGCACGCCGAGGACGACGACCACGCCCACGGCGACGTGACGCTCGAGGACGTCGTCGTCTCGGCGACGCACCTCGCCGACCTGCTCGGCACGGACTTCTCCCCGGTCGGCGTCGTCCCGGCGGCCGGTGCGACCGCGCTCGCGGGGACGACGCTCGCGGAGCGCCTCGCCGAGGTCGTCGCGAAGTACGCCGGCTCGACCGCGCAGTACCAGAACGGGCGCATCCCGCCCGAGGCGCTGTGCGCGCTCGACTTCGCGCCCGGCAAGACGCTGCGCTGCGACGCGGCGGAGCAGCTCGAGGCACTGGCCGCCGAGTTCCAGAAGGAGTTCGGGTACGCGCTCAAGATCACCGACGCATACCGCCCCTACGACGACCAGGTGCGGCTCAAGGCCATCAAGCCGTACCTCGCGGCGGTGCCGGGGACGTCCCAGCACGGCTGGGGTCTCGCGATCGACATCGGCGGCAACGTCCCGTCGGGGACGTCGCGCGAGTACGTGTGGCTCCGCATGCACGGCCCGGACTACGGCTGGGACAACCCCGCGTGGGCGCGGCCGAACGGGTCCAAGCCCGAGCCGTGGCACTTCGAGTTCTTCGCCGCGGGCAAGATGCCGACGCGCTACACGCCGTCCGAGGGCACGGCGCCGTCGTCCCCGCAGAAACCCTCGACCCCGGGGACGCCGGCCCCGGCGCCGCAGCCCACGCCGACCGAGCCCCCGAAGCCGACCGAACCCACCACGCCCACCGAGCCGACGACGCCGACGGAGCCCACGGAACCGACCGAGCCCACGACGGTCGCCGTGCCGGCCGGGCTCGTCGGCCGGTCGCAGGCCGAGGTCGAGGCCGCGCTCGCGAAGGCCGGGCTCAAGGTCGGCGTGACGACCAAGGAGGACGCCGCCGCGGCGGGCACCGTGCTCGCGGTCAACCCCGGCTCCGGCACCCAGGTCGCGCCGGGGAGCACGGTGACGATCGTCGTCTCCTCCGGGCCCGCCGACCCCGAGCCCCCGGTGGACCCCGAGCCACCGGTCGACCCTGAGCCCACGCCGAACCCCACCCCGACCGAGCCGACGCCTGAGCCCACGGCCACGGTCGCGCCCGAGCCGACCGACCCCGCGACCGAGCAGACCGCACCCTGA
- a CDS encoding STAS domain-containing protein: MDTGSAIDRTSGIVYAPADGGVVVTMWGEIDAALRDRASEAMSYVLDTRGRVVVDVADVTFIDSSGIAFIIQLYMLGEEDGRDVVLRDPSPSIVELLDMIGMGGRIPVERSGASTGPIEVVGAV, encoded by the coding sequence GTGGACACAGGCAGCGCGATCGACCGGACGAGCGGGATCGTCTACGCCCCGGCGGACGGCGGCGTGGTCGTGACGATGTGGGGGGAGATCGACGCGGCGCTGCGCGACCGCGCGAGCGAGGCGATGTCGTACGTGCTCGACACGCGAGGTCGTGTCGTGGTCGACGTCGCCGACGTGACCTTCATCGACTCCTCGGGCATCGCGTTCATCATCCAGCTCTACATGCTCGGCGAGGAGGACGGTCGGGACGTCGTGCTCCGCGACCCGTCGCCCAGCATCGTCGAGCTGCTCGACATGATCGGCATGGGCGGGCGCATCCCCGTCGAACGCAGCGGCGCGTCGACGGGCCCGATCGAGGTCGTCGGCGCGGTCTGA